The Triticum dicoccoides isolate Atlit2015 ecotype Zavitan chromosome 6A, WEW_v2.0, whole genome shotgun sequence genome has a window encoding:
- the LOC119318046 gene encoding anthocyanidin 5,3-O-glucosyltransferase-like: protein MEKKTVVLYPGLSVSHFVPMMRLAGPLLDHGYAVSVALIDTGVKQDIAFGAVVRRVAASMPSVRFHTLPAVEDPPKLAQDGQFVLTYLHLVSRYNDRLHDYLCSMRVHAVVVDSLSNAALAVVKRLGIPGYTLFTSSAATFVAFAQLPTVLAEGGASFKELGDTPLELFGLPPMPASHLSGEVLEDPESDTYKAMMALLCRIPEADGTLVNTFESLEARAVAALRDPRCVPGQALPPVYCVGPFVSSIADAEAKERHECLAWLDGQPDRSVVFLCFGSIGTGNHSAKQLREIAVGLDKSGHRFLWVVRTPVSDDPERPHDPSADPDLDALLPDGFMERTNGRGLVVKLWAPQVDVLRHRATGAFVTHCGWNSVLEGVTAGVPMLCWPLYSEQKMNKVHMVGDMGIAAEMVGWQQGLVKAGEVEAKVRLVMESEEGRELRARAAAYKEAAAVACKDGGSSRLAFAQFLADVASRQDRACSEEVIHGSG, encoded by the coding sequence atggAGAAGAAGACGGTGGTGCTGTACCCGGGCCTCTCCGTGAGCCACTTCGTCCCGATGATGCGGCTCGCGGGGCCCCTCCTCGACCACGGCTACGCCGTCTCCGTCGCGCTCATCGACACCGGCGTCAAGCAGGACATCGCCTTCGGCGCCGTCGTCCGCCGCGTCGCCGCCTCCATGCCGTCCGTCCGCTTCCACACTCTCCCGGCCGTGGAGGACCCGCCCAAGCTGGCCCAGGACGGGCAGTTCGTGCTCACGTACCTCCACCTCGTGAGCCGCTACAACGACCGCCTCCACGACTACCTATGCTCCATGCGCGTCCATGCCGTGGTTGTGGACTCCCTGTCGAATGCGGCGCTCGCCGTCGTCAAGAGGCTCGGGATCCCTGGCTACACCTTGTTCACTTCCAGCGCCGCCACCTTCGTCGCCTTTGCCCAGCTCCCTACGGTGCTCGCAGAGGGCGGTGCGAGCTTCAAGGAGCTTGGTGACACCCCTCTCGAGCTCTTCGGCCTTCCGCCCATGCCGGCTTCGCACCTGTCGGGCGAGGTGCTCGAGGACCCGGAGAGCGACACATACAAGGCGATGATGGCCTTGCTGTGCCGGATCCCGGAGGCCGACGGCACGCTAGTGAACACCTTCGAGTCGCTGGAGGCTCGTGCGGTGGCTGCTCTCAGGGATCCTCGGTGTGTCCCCGGCCAGGCATTGCCTCCGGTGTACTGCGTCGGTCCATTTGTCAGCAGCATCGCCGACGCCGAGGCAAAAGAACGGCACGAGTGCCTCGCCTGGCTAGACGGCCAACCGGACCGCAGCGTCGTGTTCCTCTGCTTCGGGAGCATAGGCACCGGAAACCACTCCGCGAAGCAGCTCAGGGAGATCGCCGTCGGCCTCGACAAGTCCGGCCACCGCTTCTTGTGGGTTGTGCGAACCCCCGTCAGCGACGACCCGGAGAGGCCACACGACCCCAGTGCCGACCCGGACCTCGACGCGCTCCTGCCGGACGGGTTCATGGAGCGAACCAACGGCCGTGGCCTCGTCGTCAAGCTGTGGGCGCCACAGGTGGACGTCCTCCGCCACAGGGCCACGGGGGCCTTCGTGACGCACTGCGGGTGGAATTCGGTGCTGGAGGGCGTCACGGCGGGCGTGCCAATGCTGTGCTGGCCGCTGTACTCGGAGCAGAAGATGAACAAGGTGCACATGGTGGGGGACATGGGGATCGCCGCGGAGATGGTCGGGTGGCAGCAGGGGCTGGTCAAGGCCGGCGAGGTGGAGGCCAAGGTAAGGCTTGTGATGGAGTCCGAGGAGGGTAGAGAGCTCAGGGCGCGAGCGGCAGCGTACAAGGAAGCCGCGGCTGTGGCTTGCAAGGACGGCGGGTCGTCGCGCTTGGCGTTTGCCCAGTTCCTGGCGGACGTGGCCAGCCGGCAGGATCGGGCTTGCAGTGAGGAAGTGATCCATGGGAGTGGGTGA
- the LOC119318047 gene encoding protein CPR-5-like, with protein MDGAAHVAGDLAEADRASSSASSTCSASRRSRPHRGIHLRRRRPLSARRGQGGDGDGGKGVGDGVQDLALPLGMSFAAVLAQVLNKSGGSGSRLQPDFLSKMCTSAVKESLTNIYGDRFDSFMGNFEKSFGSTLRTLHLLNEAPACEQDIPQSSHGDGNPVAETKLSGADSQGPIPGVQQNTHLNSTNKQIILHTGVNQQLIQLPRSRSSPECDQDILNVFERSLNEQVRSNELKELEIGLNMRKLQLKQSHLALSSYSHMLEKIKISMGFQKAAFREEKLKTQMQDTRHAELLKRLIDMLLTAVVFMSACFGYGTYIYSYQRITAVTAACAAASKESKSWWMPNSVSAFNSGLLFLRCHLIAATRISFGMLMILLIGWLIFQRSAMTGPNMPITFNLVLLGGVCGFVGRFCVDTLGGDGNVWLVFWEILCAIHLLGNSYPSLLYRGLYGPISVTHRPKALGLPYWVRRYIFYAVLSLILPCLAGLLPFASLSDWSEHAVEYMKSRFTGNDIET; from the exons ATGGACGGGGCCGCCCACGTCGCCGGCGActtggcggaggccgacagggcctcCTCCTCGGCGTCTTCCACCTGCTCGGCCTCCCGGCGCTCCCGGCCGCACAGGGGGATTCACCTGCGGCGGCGCCGGCCGTTGTCCGCTCGGAGAGGacagggcggcgacggcgacggcggcaagGGCGTCGGTGACGGCGTGCAGGACCTCGCGCTGCCGCTGGGGATGTCCTTCGCGGCGGTTCTCGCCCAG GTTCTGAATAAAAGCGGCGGTTCTGGAAGCAGATTACAACCTGATTTTCTTTCAAAG ATGTGTACCTCAGCAGTGAAGGAGTCCTTAACAAAT ATATATGGAGACAGGTTTGATAGTTTCATGGGAAACTTTGAGAAATCATTTGGCAGTACACTGAGGACCCTTCATCTACTCAACGAGGCACCTGCCTGTGAGCAAGATATCCCTCAATCTTCTCACGGTGATGGTAATCCTGTGGCTGAGACCAAATTGAGTGGCGCTGACTCACAAGGCCCGATACCTGGTGTCCAGCAGAATACACACTTGAATTCCACGAATAAGCAGATTATTCTTCACACGGGTGTCAATCAGCAGCTGATTCAGCTACCTCGTAGCAGATCTAGTCCAGAATGTGATCAGGACATCCTTAATGTATTTGAGAGATCTCTGAATGAGCAAGTTCGTTCGAATGAGCTCAAGGAACTTGAAATTGGGCTTAATATGAGGAAGTTGCAACTAAAGCAATCTCATTTAGCTCTCAGCTCCTACTCACACATGTTAGAGAAGATCAAGATCTCTATGGGATTTCAGAAAGCTGCTTTCAGAGAGGAGAAATTAAAGACTCAAATGCAGGACACGAGACATGCTGAACTCCTCAAGAGGCTTATAGATATGCTTCTGACAGCAGTAGTTTTTATGTCTGCCTGTTTCGGATATGGAACGTATATTTATTCATACCAGCGGATAACCGCTGTTACTGCAGCCTGTGCAGCTGCTTCAAAG GAGTCCAAATCTTGGTGGATGCCAAATTCTGTATCAGCTTTCAACTCAGGATTGCTGTTTCTTAGATGTCACTTGATTGCAGCAACAAGGATATCATTTGGCATGCTGATGATTCTTTTGATCGGTTGGTTGATATTCCAGCGTTCTGCAATGACAGGACCCAACATGCCAATAACATTCAATCTTGTGTTATTGGGAGGTGTTTGTGGTTTTGTTGGAAGGTTCTGCGTTGACACACTGGGTGGGGATGGAAATGTTTGGCTCGTATTCTGGGAGATCCTTTGCGCCATCCATTTACTTGGAAACAGCTATCCATCTCTTCTATACCGTGGTCTTTATGGTCCTATTTCTGTGACGCACAGACCCAAGGCTCTCGGTTTGCCATATTGGGTTCGCCGGTACATATTCTACGCTGTGCTGTCTTTGATCCTTCCATGCTTGGCTGGTTTGTTGCCGTTCGCATCTCTATCAGACTGGAGCGAACACGCAGTTGAATATATGAAGTCCAGATTCACTGGAAATGACATTGAGACTTGA